The window ACCCCGTCCACGAGCGTCATCACCCACGCGCTGCGCTGGTTCCTCAGCAGGCCCCGCGCCACGTGGGTCGTGCGCGCCCCGGACGGGCGCTACCACGACGGCTTCAACGGCCTGCCGCTGGTGTGGGACGCCGAGACCGGCTTCGTGCCCGACCCCGGGGTGAACGCGGATGACGGCCCCAACGAGGCCTTCCGAACGTCGGCCGACGAGGAACCGGGTACCCACCTGCACGTGGACCTGAGCGTCGACCACCCGGTCGGCGACGGCCTGGTGCTGGGCACCACCGTGGAACTGCTCGCCGAGCGTCTGGCCGGAGGCGCGCCCGCGGTGTGGGGTGTCTCCGAGCCGCTGACCCGGGCGTGGGACACCGAACGGGTCACGGCCATGGCGCGGCGCCGCTCCCCCGGTGAGACCCTGCTGGCCTTCGCCGGGCAGCCAGAGGGCGTCCGGGAGGAGGGGGCACGCCCTCTGGCGGGGAGCCTGCGGGTGTCGCGCGCGCCGTCGGGGGTGCGCGAGCGGATCCTGTTCTCGGTGGGGTACCGGCCGGGTGAGGAGCCCGACCTGGACGCCCTCGAACCGCTGGTGCGCGAGCTGACCGCGCGGGACGGCCTGCGCAGCATGACCGTGCACCGCGCCCTCGGGCGCGCCGACCTGACGTACGCACCCCGGTGGGCGGGCGTGTCAGTGCCGGTCGGGCTGGCGGTGGGACCGGAGGGGGTCCTGGAGGCGGGACGGGAACGGGCGCTGGCCGCTCCGGTACCGGGCGTCGCCTTCGGCCCGCCCATGGCCCCGCTGGCCTGGTACCGGATCGGGGACGGGGTGGAACCCGACGCCTGGAGCCGCTTCCGGGAGCTGATGGAGCATCTCGATCCCGAAGGCGCGCCCGCACGCTGACGGAACACCCCAGGCCCGAAACAGCGTCCGCGCCCTGACCGGACACCCCGAAGCCGAAGGCCCCCGAGCCCGGGAACGGAACGGTCCGCACCCTTGACGGAGCGCCCCGGATCCGGGGTCGGAGCGGTCCGCGTCCCTGCCCCCGCACTCCGACACCGCTCCCGCCCCGAAACGGCTCCGTGCGCTGGGATCCCGGCACCGCCCGCCACCCGCCGCGCGGGGCGGCCGTGGGCCCCGGCCGGGGCCCACCCGGCTCAGCCGTTGATCAGCGCGTCCGCG is drawn from Nocardiopsis dassonvillei subsp. dassonvillei DSM 43111 and contains these coding sequences:
- a CDS encoding DUF6177 family protein — translated: MSHDVVALLAESPGRRSLLDALVAAGPKLRVRLVAEGTVVQLRDDSDRLVIAMQAAQRLAVSAEADRLLEDGITDDLPAQPLWVEVRGTELADTDTAATARRFARCLVERHGGAVWEPEPRLPRDDPHLLGVTDHPAVSAVTGANAVLVQDRPVVPLSSWFVDALAEHGRRGRGLQVVTPSTSVITHALRWFLSRPRATWVVRAPDGRYHDGFNGLPLVWDAETGFVPDPGVNADDGPNEAFRTSADEEPGTHLHVDLSVDHPVGDGLVLGTTVELLAERLAGGAPAVWGVSEPLTRAWDTERVTAMARRRSPGETLLAFAGQPEGVREEGARPLAGSLRVSRAPSGVRERILFSVGYRPGEEPDLDALEPLVRELTARDGLRSMTVHRALGRADLTYAPRWAGVSVPVGLAVGPEGVLEAGRERALAAPVPGVAFGPPMAPLAWYRIGDGVEPDAWSRFRELMEHLDPEGAPAR